Proteins encoded together in one Falco biarmicus isolate bFalBia1 chromosome 4, bFalBia1.pri, whole genome shotgun sequence window:
- the AMZ1 gene encoding archaemetzincin-1 — translation MLQCKHAQEFSFGPRALKDALISTNPALQELYAKAFSRAEKLFLSEAYNPQRTLFCTLLIRTAFDWLLSHPDAPEDFETFYHAMLRRKQNFYRKHIYLQPIDLIDGPAGLSLLDSLQSCVESFFLGLRVKCLPSIPISSIHCCYRHSRDSDRVQLHADGVLNFLKNNKPMDALCVLGLTLLDLYPCETWSFTFSKFLPGQEVGVCSFARFSGDFPQAGCSSLNPLTQKERLCEVSKESRERTLPFSAQEMVQCCKVTCHEICHLMGLGTCRWLQCIMQGALSLDEALLRPLEPCPICLRKLQHVVGFKLVERYRKLYAWTQTVLSTWPRQESADLSTSEDILPFSSDSGMCCENDSEAVTSLSEPLTPDACSQALSLGQELEQDERLCLPAEAHRQPQLTGPPKCTDAIKDYELWLEMCIAALERNVSEEELAQVDQTVDALAKWEMFTGQLPAMRKALPFARDNTGLRKVLGDKFSSLRRKLSSRKLSKGESSPHRWRWEEN, via the exons ATGCTGCAGTGCAAACACGCTCAGGAATTCAGCTTCGGGCCCCGGGCTCTGAAGGACGCGCTGATCTCCACCaacccagccctgcaggagctCTATGCCAAAGCTTTCTCCAGGGCGGAGAAGCTGTTCCTCTCGGAAGCCTACAACCCGCAGAGAACGCTCTTCTGCACACTGCTCATCCGGACAGCTTTTGACTGGCTCCTCAGCCACCCCGATGCCCCTGAGGACTTTGAGACATTCTATCACGCCATGCTAAGGAGGAAGCAGAACTTCTATCGGAAGCATATTTACCTGCAACCTATAG ACTTAATCGATGGGCCTGCTGGGCTCTCGCTGCTGGATTCCCTCCAGAGCTGTGTTGAGTCTTTCTTCCTGGGACTCCGTGTGAAGTgccttccctccatccccatcTCTTCCATTCACTGCTGCTATCGCCACAGCCGGGACTCAGACAGGGTGCAGCTTCATGCAG ATGGGGTCCTGAATTTCTTGAAGAACAACAAGCCCATGGATGCCCTGTGTGTCCTTGGACTCACTCTGCTGGACCTTTACCCATGTGAGACCTGGAGCTTCACATTCAGCAAATTCCTGCCAGGACAAG AAGTGGGAGTCTGCAGCTTTGCCAGATTTTCTGGGGATTTcccccaggctggctgcagcagcttgaACCCACTCACGCAGAAGGAACGGTTGTGCGAAGTcagcaaggaaagcagagagcGGACACTGCCGTTCAGCGCCCAAGAGATGGTCCAATGCTGTAAG GTGACCTGCCACGAGATCTGCCACCTGATGGGGCTGGGGACCTGCCGCTGGCTGCAGTGCATCATGCAGGGCGCGCTGAGCCTGGACGAAGCCCTGCTGCGGCCTCTGGAGCCATGTCCCATCTGCCTTCGGAAACTGCAGCATGTTGTGGGCTTCAAACTCGTTGAGCGCTACAGG AAGCTCTATGCTTGGACACAGACGGTGTTGTCCACATGGCCAAGACAGGAGTCAGCAGACCTGTCCACCTCGGAGGACATCCTTCCCTTCAGCTCAGACTCTGGGATGTGCTGCGAGAACGACTCTGAGGCGGTGACCTCCTTGTCCGAGCCGCTGACGCCAGACGCTTGCAGCCAGGCCCTGTCCCTCGGCCAGGAGCTGGAACAGGACGAGCGCTTGTGTTTGCCGGCCGAGGCGCACAGACAGCCCCAGCTCACCGGGCCCCCCAAGTGCACAGATGCCATTAAAGATTACGAGCTGTGGCTGGAGATGTGCATCGCTGCCCTAGAGAGGAACGTCTCCGAGGAGGAGCTGGCTCAAGTAGACCAGACCGTGGATGCCCTGGCTAAGTGGGAAATGTTTACAGGACAACTGCCCGCTATGAGGAAGGCCCTACCCTTCGCTAGGGACAACACCGGGCTACGGAAAGTTCTCGGAGACAAATTTTCCTCCTTGCGGAGGAAACTGAGTTCCAGAAAACTGTCCAAAGGGGAATCATCCCCTCATCGCTGGCGGTGGGAGGAAAACTAG